The nucleotide sequence TCCCGAGGTCGGATCCGCCCTTGAGGTTGTAGGTGTGCAGCTCGACGCGCGGGTCCAGCGCGGCAGCGAGGCAGAGCAGGCGCAGGGTGAACGTCTTACCCATGCGCGGCAGGGCACCGATAAGACCGGTCGCGAACATCAGGGTCACGACCACGGGGCGGCCACGCTGGTCGACACCGATCGGGATCGGCTCGAACACGTTGACCTTCCCGGAGGTGGCCAGCGGCCAGGGCGCGGGCTTGGACTGGGCCAGGGACTTGTCGGCGACGTAGAGGACCAGGCGGCCGACGTGGACCTCGGGGTCGGTCTCGGGCCACACCTTCCCCAGGGAGCGACGCAGACCCGAAGCGAGACGGTCGCGCTGCTCGATCACCTCCGAGGCAGTCACCCCGGGCGGGAGGTCGAGTTCGGCACGGAACCCAGCACCGTCACGCATGATCGGCGAGACGAACGCGATCGCCTTCGCACCCTCCTTAGCCATGGCCTGGTTCAGCCGCGCCAGACCCAGCGAACCGAGCGCGTTGAGGATCAGGTCCGAGGTAAGCCGCGGCTCCTTGGCCGTGTCCACGGCACGGCCGGTGATCGGCTTGTCCGGGTTGCGACCGAGCAGGCCGAGACCAGCCAGAGCGGCCAAGCCGAGACCGAGCTGGACCATCAGGGAGTCGATCCCGTACACGACGTAGGCGGCGATGCCGGCCACGGTCAGGAGCATCAGGACCGCAAGGAAGACGCGCGCTTTGATCTGGCGGCGGTGGTCCTCCCTCAGCCGGAGATAGGCCCCGGCGTCGAGGGTGTTGCCGCGTACGGTCATCCGGTTCTCTTTGTCCTCGGCGTCGAAGATCCAGCCCCAGCACATAGCCATGACACGGCCCAGGCCGAGCGGGGACCGGGCGGCCAACTTCGCGTAGTACGTCGGCAGACGCACCCCGTGATAGGTCGTGGTGTGGCCGTAGTGCTTCACCGCCCACGCAGCCGCCGACTTCGCCGACTCGCGGTCCTTGGCCCAGGCGGGCAGGATCTCCCGGCGCGGGGCAGCCTTGACCGTGCCGGACCGGTCGTCGCGAACGGCGAGGACCTGACCGTCAACGATCTCCGGAGTCGTCTCCGTGTCGTCCTCGGCGGCGGCGTCGGTGTTGTCGTGAGCGGCCTGAGCGCGCTCAGAGACGTTCTCGGCGATGGCCGGGGCAGCGTTGGTGCTCTCAGAGGCTTCAGGAGCGGCCTCACGGGCGCGGCGAGCCGCGTCGAGGTCGTAGACCCCGATCCCGTGGGCCTCTTGGTTCGGTGTGGTGGTCATGATCAGGCTCCCTTCTCAGCAAGGCCAGCGGCCTTGGTCAGGTTTTTGGCCAGGGTCCGGGCGGCGGCGGGGGTGATGGTGTGGACGCCGACCTGGACATACGGCGTCCTCGCGGACGGGTCGACGACGATGTCGGGGGTGTTGGGCCCCGACCTGATGACGGTGACCTTGGGGCGCTTGGGCATCAGAACCAGCCCTTCGCCACTGGGTTGGTGCGCTTGACCGGCTTCTTGTTCCGGTACGGGTCGGACGCTTTGCCGACCTTGGCCTTCTTGCCCGCGTGCGGGTCCTTGGAGCCGGGCAGCTTCTTCGCGACCTTCGCGCGGTGGGTCCGGGCGACGTGGCGTGCGGTGTCCTTGACGGTGCCGTGGCCGAACAGGCCGGTGTACTCGACAGCCATGGCGTCACTTCACCCACTTGGGGAACTTGTAGTTCTCGGCCATGTCGGCCTGCTTGAGGTAGACCTTGGCCAGGTCTTCGCAGGTCTTCGCGGCGGCAGGCTTGCCCTGCTCACGGAAGCGCGCGGCTCCCTTCTCGGCCATCTCAGCCTCGCGGCGGAACTTCGCAGCCTGTTTCTTGAAGTCGGCCCGGGCGGCTGCCTTGTTGATCTTCATGACTAGTTCCTTTACCTCTCGGTGGTGGTGTTGTCAGGCCAGGGGTAGGAGGCGCCAGCTGCACGCGCGGTCGCGGCGATCACCAGCCGCAACGCGGTGCGGTCCAAGCCGGGCAGGACCTCGTTGAGGCAGACCGTGCGGTCGTAGGAGGCCAGGGACAGCGCGATGTCCAGCAGGCGACGCTCACCCCCGGAGAGGTAGCCACCGTCCGCGCGGTCGGCGTCGATCCAGGCAGCGCCGGGCTCGACCCGGACCCACGACCCGTTCAGCAGGCGACCGCCCCAGGCACGG is from Nocardioides panzhihuensis and encodes:
- a CDS encoding cell division protein FtsK encodes the protein MTTTPNQEAHGIGVYDLDAARRAREAAPEASESTNAAPAIAENVSERAQAAHDNTDAAAEDDTETTPEIVDGQVLAVRDDRSGTVKAAPRREILPAWAKDRESAKSAAAWAVKHYGHTTTYHGVRLPTYYAKLAARSPLGLGRVMAMCWGWIFDAEDKENRMTVRGNTLDAGAYLRLREDHRRQIKARVFLAVLMLLTVAGIAAYVVYGIDSLMVQLGLGLAALAGLGLLGRNPDKPITGRAVDTAKEPRLTSDLILNALGSLGLARLNQAMAKEGAKAIAFVSPIMRDGAGFRAELDLPPGVTASEVIEQRDRLASGLRRSLGKVWPETDPEVHVGRLVLYVADKSLAQSKPAPWPLATSGKVNVFEPIPIGVDQRGRPVVVTLMFATGLIGALPRMGKTFTLRLLCLAAALDPRVELHTYNLKGGSDLGMLDDVAHANRSGDDPEDIDYLVRDLREGAIEMRRRYKAIKTLPREVCPESKVTDALASEKSLKLHPIFWAFDETQKMFEHPTHGAEIAEIVTDLVKRGPAVGIMVWLATQRPDAKSIPTGISANAVLRLCLKVMGQVENDMVLGTSMYKSGIRATTFGRKDLGIAYLVGEGDDPVIVRSSFVDAPAAEVICARARAARLAAGRLTGMAAGEILPDDDTGSILDHLLAVWPEHDPEWSNGKVWCDELAARLAEHNGSLYGGWTGEQVTAAVKPHGIRTVQVKKVIDGKQTNKRGLVRRDLTDTLGHTDTDDPDNPIGGVLAPV